The proteins below are encoded in one region of Fibrella aestuarina BUZ 2:
- a CDS encoding PAS domain-containing protein, translating to MVFSQAYTEMINRANSRCNLDGQRSYPLPCLEIFLLDQAEKKAKVKEATVFGQLIDIFDWKLTRKQRKTYLKALSLGMTLVLTDLSKTILWASHSFLSMTGYTTAEAVGRTPKFLQGADTSHSELSRIRKHLRQATSIEASLVNYRKGGEPYQCQVSIDPLRNSQGELTHFIAIESEVMM from the coding sequence ATGGTTTTTTCACAAGCTTATACCGAAATGATTAACCGGGCCAACAGTCGATGCAACCTCGACGGGCAGCGGTCCTATCCGCTTCCCTGCCTGGAGATTTTTCTGCTGGATCAGGCCGAGAAAAAAGCGAAGGTTAAAGAAGCCACGGTGTTTGGCCAACTTATCGACATCTTCGACTGGAAGCTAACCCGGAAGCAGCGGAAGACGTACCTGAAGGCCCTTAGCCTGGGGATGACCCTGGTGCTGACTGACCTGTCGAAAACCATTCTGTGGGCCAGTCACAGCTTTCTAAGCATGACTGGCTATACTACCGCTGAGGCTGTGGGCCGGACGCCTAAGTTCTTGCAGGGTGCCGACACCAGCCACTCAGAACTCTCGCGGATTCGGAAACACCTGCGGCAGGCGACCTCTATCGAGGCCAGTCTGGTCAATTACCGGAAAGGCGGTGAGCCCTACCAGTGCCAGGTGTCTATCGATCCGCTGCGCAATAGTCAGGGCGAACTGACCCACTTCATTGCCATCGAGTCAGAGGTGATGATGTAG
- the rpsO gene encoding 30S ribosomal protein S15 gives MYLSSEKKQEIFASHGVQKASADTGSAESQIALFTYRINHLTEHLKAHKHDYSTRQGLLKLVGKRRHMLDYLQRKDISRYRAIIAELGIRK, from the coding sequence ATGTATTTATCATCTGAAAAGAAACAGGAAATTTTCGCTTCGCACGGTGTTCAGAAGGCTTCGGCTGATACCGGCTCGGCAGAATCTCAGATTGCGTTGTTTACGTACCGGATCAATCACCTGACTGAGCACCTCAAGGCTCACAAGCATGATTATAGCACCCGTCAGGGACTGCTTAAACTGGTAGGTAAGCGTCGCCACATGCTGGACTACCTCCAGCGTAAAGATATCAGCCGCTACCGGGCCATTATTGCGGAACTCGGTATCCGTAAGTAA
- the pnp gene encoding polyribonucleotide nucleotidyltransferase translates to MFQVTTQTVALPDGREITIETGKLARQADGAVVVRLGDTMLLATVVASKEAREGIDFLPLSVDYQEKFASAGRIPGSFQRREGRLSDYEILISRLVDRALRPTFPENYHADVQVMITMISADPEVQPDQLAALAASSALAVSDIPFGGPISEVRVAKINGEYKINPLTSELQNATLDLIVAANERDINMVEGELDEAQENEVVEALKVAHDAIKAQIAAQKELEAKVGKTEKREYNHETHDEELRAAVRAFCYDKIYEVAKKGQASKKARSEGFKAVRDEYMASLPEGAEVNESLIKTYFHDLVWEASRNLVLNERYRLDSRKLDEIRPIQCEVDYLPRAHGSAIFTRGETQSMTTVTLGTKLDEQIVDQPLTQGYNKFMLHYNFPGFSTGEVKPNRGASRREVGHGNLAHRALKGMLPEGQDNPYTIRIVSDILESNGSSSMATVCAGTLALMDAGIKIKAPIAGIAMGLITDEATGKYAVLSDILGDEDHLGDMDFKVTGSEKGITAVQMDMKVNGLSYEILTEALMQARAGRLHILGEMKKALDAVKPDLKSFAPRAYVIKIAQDQIGAVIGPGGKVVQEIQRESGATVNIEEREGAGFVSIFATNKESMDKAVGRVKGITATAEVGEIYDGKVKTIQPFGAFVEFLPGKDGLLHISEVKWERLETMDGVFKVGDEVRVKLVEIDKKTGKYRLSRKALLPRPENNTKA, encoded by the coding sequence ATGTTTCAAGTCACCACACAAACGGTCGCCCTCCCCGATGGACGGGAGATCACGATTGAAACCGGTAAGCTGGCCCGTCAGGCCGACGGAGCCGTTGTCGTTCGATTGGGCGATACGATGTTGTTAGCCACCGTCGTGGCCAGTAAGGAAGCCCGCGAAGGGATCGACTTCCTGCCGCTGTCGGTCGATTACCAGGAAAAATTTGCGTCTGCCGGTCGGATTCCCGGTAGCTTCCAGCGCCGCGAAGGTCGGCTGTCGGATTACGAAATCCTGATCAGCCGCCTCGTTGACCGGGCGCTGCGCCCCACCTTCCCCGAAAATTACCACGCCGACGTGCAGGTGATGATCACCATGATCTCGGCCGACCCCGAAGTACAGCCCGATCAGCTGGCCGCCTTGGCTGCTTCATCGGCCCTGGCCGTATCCGACATTCCGTTTGGTGGCCCGATTTCGGAAGTACGCGTTGCCAAAATCAACGGCGAATACAAAATCAATCCCTTGACGTCTGAGTTGCAGAACGCCACCCTCGACCTGATTGTCGCTGCCAACGAGCGCGACATCAACATGGTGGAAGGCGAACTGGACGAGGCGCAGGAAAATGAGGTGGTTGAAGCGCTGAAAGTGGCTCACGATGCCATCAAAGCGCAGATTGCCGCCCAGAAAGAACTCGAGGCAAAGGTTGGCAAAACCGAAAAGCGCGAGTACAACCACGAAACGCACGATGAGGAGTTGCGCGCTGCCGTTCGGGCGTTCTGTTACGACAAGATTTACGAGGTAGCGAAGAAAGGGCAGGCCAGCAAGAAGGCCCGCTCGGAAGGCTTCAAAGCCGTTCGCGACGAATATATGGCATCGCTGCCTGAAGGGGCCGAGGTTAACGAAAGCCTGATCAAGACGTATTTCCACGACTTGGTTTGGGAAGCCTCGCGTAACCTGGTACTGAACGAGCGCTACCGCCTCGACAGCCGCAAACTCGACGAGATCCGGCCCATTCAGTGCGAAGTCGATTACCTGCCCCGTGCGCACGGTTCAGCCATCTTCACCCGTGGCGAGACCCAGTCGATGACCACCGTAACGCTCGGCACTAAGCTGGACGAGCAGATCGTTGATCAGCCGCTGACGCAGGGCTACAACAAATTCATGTTGCACTACAACTTCCCTGGCTTCTCAACGGGCGAAGTAAAACCCAACCGGGGTGCCAGCCGCCGCGAAGTTGGCCACGGTAACCTGGCCCACCGCGCCCTCAAAGGCATGCTGCCCGAAGGTCAGGATAACCCGTACACCATCCGTATCGTATCCGACATTCTGGAGTCGAACGGATCGTCGTCGATGGCGACGGTGTGTGCCGGTACGTTGGCGCTGATGGACGCCGGTATCAAAATCAAAGCGCCCATTGCCGGGATCGCGATGGGGTTGATCACCGACGAAGCCACCGGTAAATACGCCGTACTGTCAGACATTCTGGGTGATGAAGATCACCTGGGTGATATGGACTTCAAAGTGACGGGTTCGGAGAAAGGCATCACCGCGGTTCAGATGGACATGAAGGTGAACGGCCTGTCGTACGAAATCCTGACCGAAGCACTGATGCAGGCCCGCGCTGGTCGGCTGCACATTCTGGGCGAGATGAAGAAAGCGCTCGACGCCGTGAAGCCTGACCTGAAATCGTTTGCGCCGCGTGCCTACGTGATCAAGATCGCGCAGGATCAGATCGGTGCCGTGATCGGGCCCGGTGGTAAAGTGGTACAGGAGATTCAGCGTGAATCTGGGGCCACTGTCAACATCGAAGAGCGGGAAGGCGCTGGTTTCGTCAGCATTTTCGCGACCAATAAAGAAAGCATGGACAAAGCCGTTGGCCGCGTTAAAGGCATCACGGCAACGGCTGAAGTAGGCGAAATCTACGACGGTAAGGTGAAAACCATCCAGCCGTTTGGGGCCTTCGTTGAGTTCCTGCCGGGTAAAGACGGGCTTCTCCACATTTCAGAGGTTAAATGGGAGCGCCTGGAAACTATGGACGGCGTCTTTAAAGTAGGGGATGAGGTTCGGGTAAAATTGGTTGAGATTGACAAGAAAACGGGTAAATACCGTTTATCTCGTAAAGCTCTGCTACCGCGCCCGGAGAACAATACGAAAGCCTGA
- a CDS encoding sigma-70 family RNA polymerase sigma factor codes for MRQLKISKQITNRESQSLDKYLQEIGKVDLLTPDEEVTLAQKIREGDQLSLERLTKANLRFVVSVAKQYQNQGLSLGDLINEGNLGLIKAAQRFDETRGFKFISYAVWWIRQSILQALAEQSRIVRLPLNRVGSLNKISKTFSDLEQKFEREPSPEELAAVLDISPAEVVDTLKISGRHVSMDAPFVQGEENSLLDVLENDGEDKPDSGLINDSLRKEVQRALSTLTQREADVITLYFGLNGEHAMTLEEIGEKFNLTRERVRQIKEKAIRRLRHTSRSKALKTYLG; via the coding sequence ATGAGACAGCTAAAAATTTCAAAACAGATTACCAACCGCGAGAGCCAATCCCTGGATAAATACCTTCAGGAAATTGGTAAAGTGGACCTGCTCACGCCCGACGAAGAGGTGACCCTCGCCCAGAAGATTCGGGAAGGGGACCAGCTCTCGCTCGAACGCCTGACCAAGGCCAACCTGCGTTTCGTGGTGTCGGTAGCCAAGCAATACCAGAACCAGGGGTTGTCGCTGGGTGACCTGATCAACGAGGGGAACCTCGGCCTGATCAAAGCCGCTCAACGCTTCGACGAAACCCGTGGTTTTAAGTTTATTTCATACGCCGTTTGGTGGATTCGTCAGTCTATTCTGCAGGCCCTGGCCGAGCAGTCGCGGATTGTGCGCCTTCCGCTGAACCGGGTGGGTTCGCTGAACAAAATTTCGAAGACGTTCTCGGATCTGGAGCAGAAATTCGAGCGCGAGCCATCGCCCGAAGAACTGGCTGCGGTACTCGATATCTCGCCGGCTGAAGTGGTTGATACCCTGAAAATTTCGGGTCGTCACGTGTCGATGGATGCGCCGTTTGTGCAGGGTGAAGAAAACAGCCTGCTCGACGTGCTCGAAAACGATGGCGAAGACAAGCCCGATTCAGGCCTGATCAACGATTCGCTCCGTAAAGAAGTGCAACGCGCCCTGTCGACGCTGACCCAGCGCGAAGCCGACGTAATCACGCTCTACTTCGGGCTGAACGGCGAACACGCCATGACGCTGGAAGAGATCGGTGAGAAATTCAACCTCACCCGCGAGCGCGTTCGGCAGATCAAAGAGAAAGCCATCCGCCGCCTGCGCCACACGTCACGCTCGAAAGCGCTGAAGACGTACCTGGGTTAG
- a CDS encoding zinc-dependent metalloprotease family protein — MRTAPGNAFSKTDTTPYVELDFAKASPDEISQTLGLSMSEAKKLQPWLRRYDASKALKPTGLKRATAELLSRHIAFRALPKFIVTNVTAEPTYLLSNRTFTLLIHFLNQGEPPVEFLSINVAWAGEPFTVQQVIQPGEQRKGQVAVAFDSTRTLPVGLAEFTVDLFRGDGSQASFVKSFYVLPANPLSLQVAPAGATVTGTWSVRGAFQPATNTFLTECLVTVANGDAVPVTMKRRVNWSFWDGPVGSGTLVESGGFDLGSAPVVPAFSTWQASFWFSSPAGSGIHNKYKAKEDLAIEIRMESAAGRVVSGQITARVMLAYGVNIIKVGDFGAQEHNDLYTAVDQMRQIYERRDITLRGVQRYIINNAQAGGFTVLDSETEFRNLLSGWSVQNDFVDVYVCQAFNWSTFNGYAGDIPGPTSKTGNKDGIAVDKTGFTDASGVRRLNTAVLSQLIGHEVGHYLGLQHLEDTNNLMRSNTGVRGPNLDYNQYRTMLPHGYMVFI; from the coding sequence TTGCGAACTGCCCCCGGGAACGCCTTTTCTAAAACCGACACAACGCCTTACGTCGAACTCGATTTTGCGAAGGCCTCACCGGACGAAATCAGCCAGACGCTGGGCCTGTCCATGTCCGAAGCCAAGAAGCTACAACCCTGGCTACGACGCTACGATGCCAGTAAGGCCCTTAAACCAACGGGTCTTAAACGTGCCACAGCTGAGCTGCTCAGTCGTCATATTGCCTTCAGGGCACTGCCCAAGTTCATCGTTACCAACGTAACGGCCGAACCAACGTACCTGCTGAGTAACCGCACGTTTACGCTGCTGATTCACTTCCTCAATCAGGGCGAACCGCCCGTCGAATTCCTGTCGATCAACGTTGCCTGGGCGGGTGAACCCTTCACGGTGCAGCAGGTGATTCAGCCCGGCGAGCAACGCAAAGGGCAGGTGGCCGTGGCCTTTGATTCAACCCGCACATTGCCGGTTGGCCTGGCCGAATTTACCGTCGATCTGTTCCGGGGCGATGGCAGCCAGGCTTCTTTCGTCAAGTCGTTTTATGTGTTGCCCGCCAATCCGCTTTCTCTACAGGTAGCGCCGGCCGGGGCCACCGTCACCGGTACGTGGAGCGTTCGGGGGGCCTTTCAACCCGCCACCAACACATTCCTGACCGAGTGCCTGGTGACCGTAGCCAACGGCGATGCTGTGCCCGTCACCATGAAACGGCGGGTCAACTGGAGTTTTTGGGATGGTCCCGTCGGGAGTGGTACGCTTGTCGAGTCGGGCGGCTTCGACCTGGGCAGCGCGCCCGTCGTCCCGGCTTTTTCGACCTGGCAGGCGTCTTTCTGGTTCAGTTCACCGGCCGGGAGCGGTATTCACAATAAATACAAAGCCAAGGAAGACCTGGCCATCGAGATCCGCATGGAATCAGCCGCAGGCCGGGTTGTGAGTGGCCAGATTACCGCGCGGGTGATGCTGGCCTATGGCGTTAACATCATCAAAGTGGGCGATTTCGGCGCGCAGGAGCACAACGATCTCTACACGGCGGTCGACCAGATGCGGCAGATCTACGAACGGCGCGACATTACGCTCCGGGGCGTACAGCGGTACATCATCAACAACGCGCAGGCGGGCGGCTTTACGGTGCTGGATAGCGAAACCGAATTTCGGAACCTGCTGTCTGGCTGGTCGGTACAAAACGATTTCGTCGATGTGTATGTGTGTCAGGCCTTCAACTGGAGTACGTTCAACGGCTACGCGGGCGATATTCCCGGACCGACCAGCAAAACGGGCAATAAGGATGGCATCGCCGTCGACAAAACCGGCTTCACGGATGCCTCGGGGGTACGTCGGCTAAACACCGCCGTCCTGAGCCAACTGATTGGGCATGAAGTGGGCCATTATCTGGGCCTTCAGCATCTGGAAGATACCAACAACCTGATGCGCTCGAACACGGGCGTTCGTGGACCCAACCTCGACTATAACCAGTACCGCACCATGCTCCCCCACGGCTACATGGTCTTCATCTAA
- a CDS encoding TonB-dependent receptor domain-containing protein has product MKRLSTLCLLSGLLLGLTTTVGLAQQPDTLRVPTPPADTLPGIVRDTTRPDTALVSAPVVSTIAAVNTPTTAALRGTVTDIKGDTLIGVTVRLTSLPDSSLRRGMVTDVAGQFAFDKLPLGQYRLQASYVGYMNVTDIVRLDSSGQQPVSIRMGETARQLNEVIVRGKTSTAQQLGDTLQFNANAFKVNRDAQAEDLLKKMPGVDLSNGIKVQGEDVREILVDGKPFFGDDPAIALRNLPAEVIDKIEVFDRQSDQSRFTGVDDGNTTKTINIITRPDKRNGQFGKVYGGIGTEGTYAAGGSVNLFKGDRRISIIGQSNNVNQQNFSSQDLLGVLGGSNGGNGRRTGGRAGGGRGGRGGGAGGGGNGGGGATNTDNFLVGQQSGINTTNSLGVNYSDNWGEKLTVRGSYFLNQSQNRNESALQRTYFQDTNDSARTYREQSTDNGSNLNHRLNFRLEYTFDPNNSLLMTPRLSLQTNQSNSFANSDTRLGDALLNQANNTYSATNNGYTFGNNLLYRHRFALRGRTLSLNIGTTFTNRTGLSNLSSLNDFFEGDTTRQLIQQRTQTASAGYQLSANLTYTEPVGKGIMQFSYNAGLNTSNSDRFTYRFNPLSDQFDQLDSLLSNRFDNDYLTQRAGVGYNLNTRKLRLSTALNLQYADLQSDQLFPRVGQVNRAFTNLLPTATVDYRFADDLRFRFTYRTSTDAPSITQLQNVLNNTNPLLQTIGNPDLKQSYTHALSTRFTKTSVQKASSLVALLSLNYTQDPIGSSLFIADSAGFVPGVVSSTGEGVFLQPGTQLTRPINTESALSTRGFFSYGTPLTFIKSNLNLNTSLIYNKTPSVINGLVNRANTYGLSQGVVLSSNMGEKLDFTLSYNYGFNRVVNTLQPQLNTAFTTQSAGGSVVWNVWKGLVVRSDVSHQRYGGLSDGFNQQFTLWNASLAQRFLRNQNGELKLSVFDLLNQNTSVGRSISETYVEDNRSLVLRQYFMLTFTYNLRQFRS; this is encoded by the coding sequence ATGAAGCGCCTATCCACCCTCTGCCTCCTGAGCGGCCTGCTGCTGGGTCTCACCACCACTGTTGGCCTTGCCCAGCAACCCGATACGCTGCGTGTGCCCACCCCACCCGCCGACACCCTGCCGGGTATCGTTCGGGACACGACCCGGCCTGATACGGCGCTGGTCAGTGCGCCAGTCGTGTCTACTATTGCCGCTGTCAACACCCCCACCACGGCTGCGTTGCGGGGCACCGTGACCGACATCAAAGGCGACACGCTCATTGGCGTTACCGTCCGGCTCACCAGCCTGCCCGACAGTAGCCTCCGGCGCGGTATGGTGACCGATGTAGCCGGCCAGTTTGCCTTCGATAAATTACCTCTTGGGCAGTACCGGCTCCAGGCGTCGTATGTGGGGTACATGAACGTGACCGACATCGTGCGGCTGGATTCGAGCGGGCAGCAACCGGTATCGATTCGGATGGGCGAAACGGCCCGGCAGCTCAACGAGGTGATTGTTCGGGGGAAGACGTCGACGGCCCAGCAGTTAGGCGATACGCTTCAGTTCAACGCCAACGCCTTCAAGGTCAACCGCGATGCCCAGGCCGAAGATTTGCTCAAGAAGATGCCGGGCGTTGACTTGAGTAATGGCATAAAAGTGCAGGGCGAAGACGTGCGCGAAATTCTGGTCGATGGCAAGCCGTTCTTCGGCGACGACCCGGCCATTGCGCTGCGCAACCTGCCTGCCGAAGTGATCGACAAAATTGAGGTGTTCGACCGGCAAAGCGACCAATCCCGTTTCACGGGCGTCGACGACGGCAACACCACCAAGACCATCAACATCATTACCCGGCCCGACAAGCGCAACGGGCAGTTCGGCAAGGTGTATGGCGGTATCGGCACAGAAGGCACCTACGCGGCGGGCGGCAGCGTCAACCTCTTCAAAGGCGACCGGCGCATCTCCATCATCGGCCAGAGCAACAACGTTAATCAGCAGAACTTCTCGAGCCAGGATCTGCTCGGCGTGCTGGGCGGTAGCAACGGCGGCAATGGCCGGCGAACCGGCGGCCGGGCAGGTGGCGGACGCGGGGGCCGGGGCGGCGGCGCAGGCGGTGGTGGTAATGGGGGCGGTGGCGCCACCAACACCGACAACTTCCTGGTGGGTCAGCAAAGCGGCATCAACACCACCAACTCACTGGGTGTCAATTACTCCGACAACTGGGGCGAGAAGCTGACCGTTCGGGGTAGCTACTTCCTCAACCAGAGCCAGAACCGCAACGAAAGCGCCCTGCAACGTACCTATTTTCAGGACACCAACGACTCGGCACGTACCTACCGCGAGCAATCGACCGACAACGGCTCGAACCTGAACCACCGGCTTAATTTCCGGCTGGAATACACCTTCGACCCCAACAACTCGCTGCTGATGACGCCCCGGCTGAGCCTGCAAACCAACCAGTCGAATTCATTCGCCAACAGCGATACCCGGCTGGGCGACGCACTGCTCAATCAGGCCAACAATACCTATTCGGCTACTAACAATGGCTATACGTTCGGGAATAACCTGCTGTACCGGCACCGCTTTGCCCTGCGGGGACGTACCCTGTCGCTCAACATCGGCACGACGTTTACCAACCGAACCGGTTTGAGCAACCTCTCATCGCTGAACGACTTTTTCGAGGGCGATACCACCCGCCAGCTTATCCAGCAACGTACCCAGACCGCCTCGGCTGGCTATCAGCTGTCGGCCAACCTCACCTACACCGAGCCGGTGGGCAAGGGCATTATGCAGTTTTCGTACAATGCCGGGCTCAACACCAGCAATTCCGACCGATTCACGTACCGCTTCAACCCGTTGTCGGATCAGTTCGATCAGCTCGATTCGCTGCTCAGCAACCGTTTCGACAACGACTACCTGACCCAGCGGGCGGGCGTCGGCTACAACCTGAACACCCGCAAGCTGCGCCTCTCGACCGCCCTGAACCTGCAATATGCCGACCTGCAAAGCGATCAGTTGTTTCCGCGCGTGGGGCAGGTCAACCGCGCGTTTACCAACCTGCTGCCCACCGCCACCGTCGATTACCGCTTTGCCGATGACCTGCGGTTCCGGTTCACGTACCGCACCAGCACCGACGCCCCCAGCATCACGCAGTTGCAGAATGTACTCAACAACACCAACCCGCTCCTACAGACTATCGGTAACCCCGACCTGAAACAGAGCTACACCCACGCTCTCTCGACCCGTTTCACTAAAACGTCGGTGCAGAAAGCCAGCAGTCTGGTGGCGCTCCTGAGCCTCAACTACACGCAGGACCCCATTGGCTCATCATTGTTTATCGCCGACAGCGCCGGGTTTGTGCCGGGTGTCGTCTCCTCAACGGGCGAAGGCGTGTTTCTTCAACCGGGCACACAACTGACCCGCCCCATCAACACCGAATCAGCGCTAAGCACGCGCGGCTTTTTCTCCTACGGCACCCCGCTGACGTTCATCAAGAGCAACCTCAACCTGAACACCTCGCTCATCTACAACAAAACGCCGAGTGTCATCAACGGGCTGGTCAACCGGGCCAACACTTACGGCCTGAGCCAGGGCGTGGTACTGAGCAGCAACATGGGCGAAAAACTGGACTTCACGCTCTCGTACAACTACGGCTTCAACCGGGTGGTCAACACGCTTCAACCCCAGTTAAACACGGCCTTCACGACCCAGTCGGCCGGGGGTAGCGTGGTCTGGAATGTCTGGAAAGGGTTGGTGGTACGCTCCGACGTCAGCCACCAGCGTTATGGTGGGCTGTCCGACGGATTCAATCAGCAGTTTACGCTCTGGAACGCCAGCCTTGCGCAACGGTTTCTCCGCAACCAGAACGGCGAGTTGAAGCTATCGGTATTCGACCTGCTGAATCAGAACACCAGCGTGGGGCGCTCCATCTCGGAGACCTACGTCGAGGACAACCGTTCGCTCGTGCTGCGCCAGTATTTCATGCTGACCTTCACCTACAACCTGCGTCAGTTCCGGTCGTAG